A part of Crassostrea angulata isolate pt1a10 chromosome 5, ASM2561291v2, whole genome shotgun sequence genomic DNA contains:
- the LOC128184459 gene encoding coadhesin-like, whose protein sequence is MSFNIEPCFIAILLYSTYPVYKSTPECQFGRYVSNEEGKLNVFPINFYHDIGPNDCYEKCQAQGDCLSVNYHQKNNYCELLNQKKTEDTPFESNSNFVHVELEAIADRRDKKCGLSSCNHYSTCISTLFQNSVCIETECSEPYPTLSNGHLSVRTFSPITATYVCNSGYTGVGPVNKITCPPGGTWSAMSYTCFPPVHGGWGGWSAWETCPVTCGGGYHSRQRSCNNPSPNYGGNNCGGLSNETVACNTDGCPIDGGWSLWSQWAECTCLNPVHATRSRSCNNPTPMYGGLQCAGDSTENKGCFISGCIPG, encoded by the exons ATGTCGTTTAATATTGAGCCTTGCTTTATTGCTATCCTGTTGTATTCTACCTACCCAGTTTATAAGAGTACACCAGAATGTCAATTCGGTCGGTATGTTTCTAACGAAGAAGGAAAACTTAATGTATTCCCCATCAACTTTTACCACGACATCGGACCAAACGATTGTTATGAGAAATGCCAAGCTCAAGGTGATTGTCTATCTGTAAATTATCATCAGAAAAATAACTATTGTGAGTTACTTAATCAGAAGAAAACTGAGGATACGCCTTTTGAATCCAACTCCAATTTTGTTCACGTCGAACTGGAAGCAATA GCTGATCGAAGAGATAAAAAATGTGGTCTCAGCTCTTGTAATCATTACTCCACCTGCATTTCTACACTTTTCCAAAACAGCGTCTGCATTGAAACAG AATGTTCAGAACCCTACCCTACTTTAAGCAATGGACACTTGAGTGTGCGGACGTTTTCACCAATAACTGCTACCTATGTCTGTAACAGTGGATACACAGGAGTAGGGCCAGTAAACAAGATTACCTGTCCACCTGGAGGAACCTGGTCGGCCATGAGCTACACATGTTTCCCTCCAG ttcATGGTGGCTGGGGTGGATGGAGTGCCTGGGAAACGTGTCCGGTCACGTGTGGAGGGGGATATCATTCCCGTCAACGGTCGTGCAATAACCCCTCACCAAATTACGGCGGAAATAATTGCGGGGGATTATCAAACGAAACCGTGGCCTGTAACACTGACGGCTGTCCAA TTGACGGTGGATGGAGTTTGTGGAGTCAATGGGCCGAGTGCACGTGTCTTAATCCCGTCCATGCTACCAGAAGCAGAAGTTGTAACAACCCTACCCCGATGTACGGAGGCTTACAGTGTGCAGGAGACAGTACCGAAAATAAAGGCTGCTTTATAAGCGGTTGTATCCCAGGCTGA